A segment of the Centropristis striata isolate RG_2023a ecotype Rhode Island chromosome 15, C.striata_1.0, whole genome shotgun sequence genome:
tttctttcattttccaaACTTGTAGTCTTCAACGCCAACTGTCACTAAATGTTTCAGACTTCATGCTGCTCCCTATGGAGCCACAGACggcttttcacattttttttgtacacatacagtacacgcAGACTTGTAAACAGACTTTGATGTGCAAAATCCCTTTAAGTTACATAAAGTgaagttttttttggtaattaccTAAACATTGCACCTCTGTACGCGTGCATGCATTATCATAACTTCTTTTCAAAGAAAACCCTCGCTTAAAAGTACCTTAGTGGCCGAGCTGCGGGAGGTAAAGTCTGCTGTGGAGCCACATTTCCCACAATAATGTCACTTTCACTTAGTATTATTTCTTCTTAGtggcatttaaattaaaacatctAAGTATTTCCGACTCAAATTGTAATATTATAATCTTTACTTGGCTTAATGCTCAAATAAACTCCTTCTTTTCTCATTAGCTCTTTTCCCCAAAATTCTCTAAATCTCATGCTTCCATTGCTTTGGCAATTTGTGAAAGCTTCAGTGAAACCATCCACAGGGTTGTGTGTCATGTTGTAGCTTTTTATGTCCATGTGCCATGAGTGTGTTCATGGGTTTGTCTGCATGTGCACATGGACATTTTGAATGTGACTCACGCTTCATTGCAGCCTTTCGTCATGTCATTGTTTTACTCCGAAACCTTTTATGAAGTTCAGATTGTTTGGGGATTTGGAGACCATCAGCACAATTGGCGAGGGCATAATGAATGTTTCTCTATTTAGTCGCTAATGCAGTTGTGAAAAGATGCAATGAAGCTGTACATCTCACCTGAAAATGTTCTTTATTTCATTCATAAAGTGAATGAGGggacatttttggacaaattaaaAGATTTCTAGAGAAATAGTCAGtaaattctgatttatttttgcatttcaaaATGATACCATTCAAAAACTGCACATTTAGGAGAAGCAGGTAAGAGGGTCGATTGAAGGGGAAATGTAACATCAACTGGAATTCATGGAGCATTAATCAAAACAGTGCATAACGGAATCTCCTGGAAAATTAGATAAAGGAATCTGTGGCCATAAATTTGAAGCAGGCATGTTGACAACGAAATAACATTAACTTTCAAGAGTGAAATGAGTAATTTGTTATGGATGTTACTAGCTGAAGGTCACAAAGATTAGGAGCAAAATTTGAGGACAAAATCATGTTTATAAGCTTCGACATTGTTCAGGAGACTGGAACGCTACTGGGTGAGATTATCTCAATCTATGGGGAGGAAGGGAAGAGTCCTCTGCAAAGGCTTCTGCTGGTCACTTGTAACACAGGCTTATGGCTATTCAGCAGCACGCAGGTGATGTTGAGACGTCTACACTTTCTGGATTTTCCTGGGCAGCCATTTGAACAGGGTCTTGCACAGCTTTTTGCTTCTCACCTTTGACTTTGATAAGTTCTTAATGATGACGTTTCTAAGCAGGCTGAAGTTCAGGGATTGGGATAGATGCAGGGAAAAGTCATTATTTCCTCTTGCTGAATCATTCAGAATCTCCAAGAAGCGTCTTTCCTGCTGCCTGAAGTCGTACTCCACACTGGACAAACAGACATGCaacccaaaattactaaaaccaCAAGAACACAAAGATGTGAAACAACAGAAGAAGTATTAAATTCTTGCCATGGATGCATTTTGTCAAATCTGCAACTTTACCAGCTTATTTTCTATTATTCATCAAGCTTTTGCAGCTACAGTTCACTTTGTGGTACTCATGTGGAAAGCTCTGCGCTTGTCAGATTTCAAAGTGGTGGATTGGTTCAGGCAGGAAGACATTTCCCAGCaggatattgttttttttttcctgaaggcGCACTCATCTTGTTCAAATTTCCTTATCTTCCACCTGGCCTTTAAGGACCACATGCCAAAACACGCCAGTCAGCAAATCAACTTacataactctttttttttttgtcatgcaaaAGCGCCTTTGAAAATAAGTAGATGAAGAGGAGTGTTTTGAATATTTCAAGATAAAGACCGTTTTAGGCTTTGCTTTGTGGAGCAGgaggcattttttttccataagaTAATGAGAAGACTTAGATTTCTTAGCCTCCTTTCAAATACAGTCTGTTTGGAAcaattgttttttcactttactGTTGCCCCCAGCTGATGCAACATTTCAGCTAATGCGTGCAAACGAGAATTAAAGTTTGAATATTAGAGCTTACCGGCGTTGCATAATAAGTTGTCACATCTGCAATGGCATTGGAAATATGTACTAAAAGTGTCAACATCTTTCTTTAATGGAATGGAAATTAGAGTCTCACCTTTAAattaaaagtgcttgaaattgCTGCAGGATGggaaaacattttctctttgCTACTTTGACTTTCAGAGAGTGCATTTCAATCTCCATAAATCTGCCGTGTGAATAGATTgagtcacacacagtcagtgCTTCAATTTGACAGTTGTTTCAAAAGATTGATGATTTTTTGCtcagagaggaaaatgtaatCTTCCTATGTATTCTGATGGAGAAACAAATGAGCAGTACAGAGATTTTCATTTGGTAAGCTGCCCATACAGTAAGTCATTCATTTTCAGTGAAGTGAAGTGAGCAGGCTGGCAGAGAAGTGCTTGGCAACCGAAATGGCAAATGGGCTCAACCTTGGTGAATTGTGTGTCTTAATCACAAAGGAAAGTGTAAATAAAACCTATATTTCCAAATGGCCCGTGGGTAAAGTGATGCATGGTCCCACTGCTGTGGGTAAGTAATTTAGAATTCTCCTGTAATCCTTGTTATcgtattttttattgaaataatttaAGCACTCATCCTGCGGTACTTCATAATAAGTCTATTATACAGAGTGTcgttaaaaaatattgattcaattttaattgttttcttaATATCCTTTTAAAATAATCTCTCATCTTAATATCTTAAGCCCAGGCACATTTTTCTAAATGAAGGTTCTCTGCCCGAGCCTATATAGTCAACATCCTAATATATATTCatgactagggatgggaataattaatcaactaTCGATTAACAGTCGTTAAGAATCTGgttgatcacatggaatttttaatcaacccgtgtattttctaattttatctatgactgtatGAATAAGCCAATGTGCTGAGAATTAatttggataaagctacagtttgcaaactgaaagctgcaataacaattataaaacacacaaatactggagtattaatttgagcaaagctagcttactgtatcaaaccttgctagcatgaattactgggtttaatttgatccaaaacttattttaacacaaatcacatttaaatatgcaagttaACTGTtaaaaaactaacctcatgcctcttcgggggctaaaacataaaacattgaactccttgacgttatctttacagtaaaatctcagttgatttagttttataattgacaggatcaagtctcttttcatcctttcaaaataaaagtgtccgttatcaaaacaggcttttgcatagtactgtatttttatcttttattatatccatgtatgcatgtttttatccatgtatacatacaacatatatataaaaacattgcgattaatcgattaattaattaagcgCCTTTGGGTGTcttgaaaagcgctatacaaattaaatgtattattattagtattattattataattgaacGCCCATCCCTATTCATGACATTCTGCAACAATAGTTTTTATATTTGGGTGAGAGCTGAATTCTAGAGCGGCTCTAATCACTTATCAGTTCAAACACTGCATGCAGGCGAAATTGGCAATTTCACTATTATCTCACCTGTAGACAATACAAGCAGTCTTCTGGCAGGTTGAGCAGTTTCTGAGGTCCTGTCCAGTTTTGTAGCATCGCCGACTGCCATGAAAGAAAGTAAATTAAATTGCAAACAATAAATAAGGGCAACTTCCAAAAAACTCTCCTCTTTTCAGATTCACAGTTGAGTATTCTCTCCACTCATCCTCTCCGTCTGATATTTACTCAGACCGCTGTTGGCAGCGATGAGCTGTATAACATGCATTATGTCAGACATCAGTCGGTTATTAGGAGCTGGTTATTCTGAAACATGACCTCAGAGGCAGTCACAACTTATTAGCACACTACAGTGGATGAGAATGATTGACAGAGACACATCGCCAGAAGGCGGTTTTTAATTCTTGTTATTTGTCCCAGAAGAGTTATATGGCTAAATAAATCTCTCCGAGATGTGCCCCCCTTGAAAATGCCCAAATAGGTTTCTGTCACACTCGAGCACATAATCACGGACTGGTTTGCAAACTTGTAACAATGTTAATGTTGAGTTCACATCATCACACTACAGTTCCTGATTTATAGTGGCCACAGAGCCAGCTTAGGAACAGCTTCTTTAACAGTATGTTGGCATTTAAAAGGTATTTGCACAACTTAAATTCATAGTATGTAATAAATGGTGCAAATCATAAATTTGGCTCTTGTTTGAAGTTTTATTTCAAGTATGGATATTGGTTTAATCTCAATGTCTAAGTGTCACACAATCAATCAATTACATAACCAAATTATGCTAATTCTTATTAtatttgcattgaaaaacaACATTGCACGAATGAATCATTATTTTGAGTCATGATATTCAGATactaagatatttttttctcatcataaTGAATCACATGATCATCACCAGgccatatttaaatttttttttcttcttttggtgtaaatgggcttccatagcTACCTGAACTGTTTTTGTGATAATAGTTGGTTGGATGGTTTATTATGAACATCACAGTTCCTAGTAGTTTCTTCACTAAATTATGACTGAATAATCACATATATaattacacaaacatgcatgcaaAAGTTTTTCTTAGATTGAAAATCGATGCAGTTTGCCAATGAACTGCAAAATCACTAAGTGGTTCCAGTAAATGCAAGTGATGACTCACTGGAAAGTCAAAGATCAGCACTGCAGGACAGCTTTTAAAGTAATTCCCTCGACTAAATTCTGGCAAACATCTCTACCTGTATTGGACTGAACGTTGAGTGTATTAATAATTCAGTCATATCTGACCCTGCAGGTAAACTAAaggataaattaaatgtttaataagCGTCATGGAATAATTATGTTGCAAGTAAATGCAAGACACGTATAAACATTCCACTCGAGGAGTTGTTTCACCTACCCTACCACACATACGTGCAGACACGCGCAACAGCACGATTCCCCTTACCCGCTGGTGGGAGTGTGGCACGCCTCCAGGTCATGGATAATGTTAAGCAGAGTGGTGATCCTGTCCTTGTTGGCTGCCAGGCTGGCCTCCACAGTCTCCAGCCTCTGCTGTAGGGCTGTTGATTTGCAGCACTGTGGGGAAGGAGGCAGCAACAGGGCTGCAGCAGCTGGGTGGGAGTGAGCCAGGCTGGTGTCCTCTGGGCACGGCAGAGGGGGAGCGGGGCTAAACTTTGAATCCGGTCTGCCGATTGCCTCTGCCTTGCAGAACCGGAGGCGGGGAAGGGATGCCAAGTGCATTGTTGATGATGGCAGTATGGAGTTACATTCAGGCCCTTTGTGTTTACAAAGCTCTCCCTCACTTTTAAAATGGGCTGGTGCAGTGAATGAAAGCTCTGGACTAGTGTGTGCTTGTGGTGAAGAATATGAATTAGAGTTTTGGTGGACTGGAGGTTTGGTTATGGGCTGTGCACCAGTGTTTTCCAGCGATGAGATAGTGGGCTCACAGTTAGTTTGTGCTTTGGCAGAAAGTGTTGAATAATTGGCAAGTGTCTGTTTATCTGCGTTAGATTTAAGCTTAATATTTGCATGCCTGACTGATACTCCCAAGGCAAATTGTTCTGTATTTGCATCTGTCTCCTGGGCTTTTTTTACTGGTGGGCATGTAGCACAGAGTCCCTCAtattctgtttgtgtgtatccTTGATAATGTGCGAGCCTTTGTTGTTCTGTGTTTATGCAACCCTGCAGACAAGAGCTGCTTGACTTAATTAGGGAAATGTTATTCTGAAGGTTGGTGACCTGGGACAGATTTGAATTTTCATGGTCATTTGACTCGTGCGCAACTAATTCATTGATTCGATTACCACTGAATTTGTTTAAATCAGTATATGATTCAGTACTGGGAGTAATGGTTGATTTAGGATTGTGGGTGCTTGCATCATTGCCTCTGTTATGAATTTTTGACACATTTAGCGGCTCAGATAGTACAAGCGGAGCTGTTGTGGAGTTGTTTTCCTCATTGGAAACGAAACCACACACACCTGACTCATTACTGCTTTGAGTTCTTCTGTCTGTTGCTTCTGTGTGATCAGGATGATTTACGCGAGGCGCTTCATTACCATTAAgatctttgttgttttgttttgtgtctgctgATTGAAGTGAACGTGTACCTGATGCACAGACATTGCTTTGGTTTCCTGTCAATGTAGATGAAGAGGTGGAGACGGTGGGTGGTGAGTTTTTCAGATTGATTGAGGAGTACCTGAGGGCTTTATTTCGGTATAGAGAGCTGTCACATGTAGCGTTGGAACTGGGAGCTGCACTTGAAGGCAACCTAGCTCTTGAGTCTAGGGGTTTCGCTGCACTTGGCGCTGCGttcagagacgctgtagaaACATGAAGCGCAGGCTCAGAATTCGAGGAGTTACGTTGGATTAGGTGGATTTGTTTAGCAACAGATTTATGTCGAGTGCTGATATGAGCTGAGTTAGGGCGATGACTCAAAGTGTTCTGTGAGACAACAGTGCTGAGACGTGGATGTGGTGTAGTTGAGTTCATTACAGTGTCtgtaaaagacattttaaccTGTGAGTTGCTGTTGACTGTTGAAGATGGAGGTGTATGACTTGAATTGCATGAGGTACATGGTGGACTTGCAGGTGCAGGTTGTGCAATCAATTCTGGTTTATGAATGGCATCTAATGAATTGGCCGAAGCAGGAGACTTAGGGGTCATTCTTGGGCTGCTAGTTGTATTTATTGCTACGGTTACTCGTGCTGCATGCATTTCATGTTGAGCATTAGCAACTTTACTTTCAGTGGTAATCGTCTTTCCACATCCCACCGCAGTGGTGTACAAATGACTTGGTGGAGTATTTTCAGGTGTAgcgtgcacagacacacacacactttgaggcaCATTACGTTGCGTAGAGTTGTGTTGGGATAGTTTGAGAAGCTTGGgataagtgtgtgaatgtgggtCGTTTGGTCTGGTGGCCGTGGCCATCTGTGGAGTCAGCATGAGACTTGTTGGTCGGGGGATCTTGCCGACATGTGATGGTTGTGGAAAAGATTTTAAACTGGCTTCCTCTTGTCTTGTTTCAATAGTTGCTTTAGTGACAGTGATGGTTTTAGCATGTAGGATGGTTGTGGGTTGAGGGGATGTTGCATCATTGGCAGCATTTGTCTgtgacaaattgaccaaattgCTGCGGGAGTGCACTGGGCATGCTGGATGTGGTGTTTTCCCATACTTTAGTTCCTCACTAAAATATAACAGCTGTGGATTAATGTGTGTCGTTTTGTCTCCGTTTGTGATGCTCTCAGAGATTTCATGAATGCTTGGCTTAAGGTTTTTCTCAATAGGGGGCATCTGGACGTGCATGGTAATCGAGGGTGAGGTAAGGGCTGAATTCAGTGGTTTCTCTGCAAGGCAAGCATCAGCAATTGAGCATTTCTCCCCCGAAGCCGAAACTCCGGTGGTTGCGGCCTGTCTGCCACCGCAGTGGctgcatattttttgtgtcacaCTGAAAGGTCGGGCAGCAGATAACAGCAGCGTCTTTCCACACCGATCTGCATAATGACTTTGGTCTCTTCCACGAGAGTTTGAACTCTTAACAGGCTCCGCTTCATCGTTATGAACGCTGATTCCACCGATCGCCTCCGAGTCGACCACGCTGCCGTTGGTGTAGCGGGCAGCAGATTTCACTTTAGGCCTGCAGTTGGTTACATTCCCTGCAAAGTGTGGGTTGGTCTTGATTGCCCTGGCATAGCAATAAGTCCCACTACTGTTCCTCTGACTGCAGGTCACATCCTTAGAGGCCTCACCTCCAAGTGCTTTGAAAGTCACTTCCTTCTTGGTCTTGGATTCCccacttttcttctttaaaatagCCCTTTTCTCCTTGTCAGTCTTTGTCAGCAGTAATATCTCCCTATATTCCGTTTCAGTGGTAATATAGCTCTTGGAGGTGTGAGTAATGTTATCTGATGGTGTCGAGGGAGTATCAGTTAGTTGTACACTGTGCTGTGCGGATGGTCTGCTTATCCCTGGGGACGTCTGAACACCGACGCTGCACTGAGGTCCCCAAGGTTGCAGCAGGGCTCCTCCAGTTCTGTCTCCTCCTGTTGTCCTCCAACCACGCACTCCAACCAGGGCAGGGACACCTAAAACTGGAACCGGAGTTGTCAGGTCAGTCGCTCGTCTCCCCATCCCTTGTCTGCCTGATTCAAAAGTCTGATTATTCGAGAGAGCGCCAGTGCTTCCACACCATTACATCCGTCTAAAAGTAAGAGAGGGAACAAGTTTACAGTGAGAGGCTTTTGAGATGATGCTGTGAAAGAAACCAATGAGTAAGCAGGACAAGTTGAAACAATGCACAGAGCGAGAACTGAGACCGGGATCTGCAGAAATGAAGgataactagggttgtcaaaaatcTATCGCAGACTTGAGATAAGACAGAAAGATTTATGCTATCACTTTTAAACTTTCCTGACATGGTGTGACTGGATAAGAAGTAATGGAAATCTGTTAATGTCGATAATAAGTGGAGGCTTTCGCTGTGAAAACAAGTGTTCTATATTGTATTAGCATTTCAAACATACCGCACAGATCCCCTCTCAGTGTCTGACAGCacaaagaataatttatttgTGGAATAAAATTCAAAACATAAATCCTGTGGcgaactctctctctcctctctcattgAAGTGTTTGTCATAGCAAGCAGCTCTACTCTGTTGTCCTCCACATTCAGCTCACCTTGGAAAGAGGCCATAATGTATATACACACTGGTGCTATAGACTTCATTAAGCTTTGGGTGCATTTAACTGGAACACCCTTTCACAGAGGTGGTGTCTATGCCAGCCATGAATTCACATGTGCCAGTTGAGTGTGCAAGAGGTCATTTTAATGATTTGCGCAACAACGACAGGGCGATAATGTGTGAATTTTTGCATACGAACAGGCATTTGATTATTACACGCCTAAATTAcagagtgtgaatgtgtgtttgtgcttgccAGCGTTGATTTATGACAAAAATTTCATGCAAACACATTCTGACAAGGCTCCCTTCACTCCTCCTCCTATACCTCCCCAACAGCCTTCATCCAGGGATGTCAAAAAGCAAAAAGAACATTAAGTCATCTATACCTGAAGGGACTGTTATTTTGGTTGTCATCAAATGTTACTTGAGCTCAGTCAAGTGACCCATGTCTTTTGACACCATCTAACGCTAAGTGATAACTGTCCTGCCCTGTTAATACACCATTAAATCCCCTTTTTGTAGGGGAAAATGCAGTCTTTTGCAGTGCCACACACTTTTTTAGATTATCAGGACTATAGAAAAGAGCCGTTTCTGGCTTCAGCTCAATTTCTacttaatgtgtttttgcattTCTGTTTAGCAGCCATACCTGAGTGTTTCCTTGATCCTGCTGCAAGATGTGTCGTTTGCTTGAGTCCAGATGTCCTCATGCATCCTCAAGGTTTGGAGTGACTTTgtcttcatattttttttttttttaaatcccttgGTAGTAGAATACAAACTCAAAggcagtcagtcagtctgttATTCATGAGTCCTCGTTTCTAATGCTGAGAACTAATGTACCTTTTATTGATCAGGCATGAAGCCAAGCTGTGTCCTCATTGTATCCCCTTCTCTTGTTTTGGTCCTGCTGCTCCATGCTCACTCCATAGTCACAACACAGCACTATGCTACAGTACTGTATGCTGCCCTCCAACACTCTCTGTCCTACTATGTCTTGCCTTTttgcctcctcctctctttctccctccctctctctctctctctctctctctctcccccctctctctttctcgcttTCTCtcaccccctctccctctccccctcccttAATTCTGCTACTATCCTCCTTCCCAGCATTCATGTATCCTGATCTACAGCTGggtagagaaagaaaaagagagcaagggagagagagagagagagagagggagagggagagaggaagtgaCTTGCATCAGTGGGGTAGGGACTGTGTGTAAATTACTTTAGTTAGAAAGCAGGGAAACGCACTCACAACAACTGTAGAACAAATGTcaaataatgattaaataatTTAACCCCAactttttgctgcattttttttaaacacgaTCAATGACAATATCTCAAGAGACTCAGacttccagtcatacccaaatTGTAATTCCGAGAcaagaaatattaatataagCCATTATTAGGTaaataggtgaaaataacacattgatATTGCATGAAAAACTAATCTACAACATATAATCTATCTTGCATattataaaaagtaatttgtatTTGTGATGGTGGATATTCCAAACAACCTGAGACTGACACTTCTGGGGGACTTCTCAGTTTCATGAGTCAATGTGAGGGGAAATCTTTACTTTACCCAAATAGCCCTAAAGGTGGCCAATAAATCTATAGCCATTTCCTGGAGAATTGAGGAACTCCTCTTTTCCACCAAGACAAGGAAAagtggttccagagcggcactaACTCTTTGCACTAACTGCTTACgacaggggctgggggcgggattatctGACCACAAGACCATTGAAAatcattaatttttattttatttgtttatctgcAATGTGATGGATGGGGGTTGCGTTAGCGGGCTATGGTTATCTTACAACAAAGGCTTACATCAACAccttacattcagtgttaataagaacgtaaTCACCGTCCATAGCGATCGAGAtgagcagaacaaatgtgttgaagcagtcatgtttgaatgccaatgtaggctcaaggagcaacatttttaaaaagactaaGTAGTCACTGTTAGCGGAGACATATACAGTAGTAGTGCATGTGGCTGTCCAACCTGTGGAAAAGCATAAAGGTTCTGAGAAGATccacaagttgaaccaactgcaaacCAGCTCCAGCACCAGCCCAGTACTAGGAATAGGTTTGCGTTGGTCGAAAATGGGTATATGTGGCTTACAGAGTTTTCATCATACTCACCTTTAGAAAAGATTTAATCTCAGAAAAATAGCcactttattttgtaataaatgtttaagaggcttgttatcttttttataaaatacaacTCTTGGTTGTGATGTCAATGGGCAGACTTGAGGCTGCACAGCAGTGTTCTTTGGTGGTCTTGGGTGCTCCCTGGGGGTGTTGGCTGTGCTTGGCAGGGATTGAGGGCACACTGTGCTCTTGGGCCAAGTTCTGGAGGCATCTGTGGGGATGGGACTGGGATCATCCCTGTGGATGTCCCCAGGGTTGAGCTTTGGGCCGTGATCGTGttctctgcctctctgcctATGTCTTGTGTATAGTTTTATACACCACTCAGTCTGGTTAAACCACAAGAAATGGCTCAGTGTAATGCAAAATAATGTCAGAGAATAATATACAGCATGCATTAATTAAAATATCTACCTTacctcatttttttctccacaaacaCATGTAGCACCGCTTACAATTGTGAATACTAGTACTCAATAAACACGTTGTTGAAAAAGGAGGAATAAATTGACAAGCAAATGGACATGTTATTGATTAACAGCTTTTAATTAAGTGCAGTGAGTAAATTATGCAATCTCTGTTGCATAAACATAATGAAAATATGACACCTTAACAATCCAAAGTAATTACCAGCAAAGAGATGCGAAAAGAAAATCCCTTCACACAATATTTCCATCAAAAATAAATGGCCTGTAGTGAGATTCAGTAATTCATTGTGTGACTCTGGGCTAATACACTGCACTTTTGATTAGAGTGATCAGCAGTGAAAGTACAGCCTTACAAAACTGTCCCACGGTGAGCTCTGTCATATTGAATTCTCCTTCTGCGCTTTAAATGGCAAATAAAAGTGGAGTCTGTTCGAGAAGTTGTGTGGAAATAACATTCACAAGTAATTAGTGTAAGTCGTTTCAAACTTAATGATCAAAGGTTAGCTTCTTACTCGTTTATGTGAAATACCAGACACAACACAAATGTGTGACAGCTATATGCGGCAATTCGTGAATTTATTGAACCCACTTTTGAATCAACATTATAGCCGATGTTTCTATTTAATTAGAGTGACCTTTCTGCCTTAGATTAAAGGGAGGAAAAAACGCTTTTTAATGTCTGTGCGAAATGGAAATCCTGCCGTTAAAGAGAAATTTACAAGCAtatagaggaggagaaggacaaAAGAATCAATTTATAGACTAATTTAATGTAGTTAACATCAGTTATATCAGTCCTAGTCCATTTTATAGTGGGGTATGGAGAGGCTACATCGCTTTGCCACTTATTACCTCTTTTTTATAAAATTCAGATTCCTATTGATGTAGCTCCAGACAGAGTACAGGAAGATATTTGTATGTTCTTGTTGTTTATTGCAAAAGATGgtacaaatataaatgtttttagcACACAATATATTATCCGAGACAATCCTCTCAATCAGCAGGTGGTTTACAACATGTGGCAGTTATCAGGAATTAATCAAATGTACTGTTGCTGTGTTGAAATACTGTAGGATGTCTGAGTGTGTTGAGGTTCAGAAGATTGCACTCATATTCCATCACTGCAGCCCTAGGGAACATGAGGCTGACTTTGTGAATAGGAAATTGTTCCATAGCCTTAAGGTGAATACGCAATATTGTCATAACAGTGCCTACTGTGCCTTAACAAAACGGCACAATAGTTTTACTGTCACTGTAAGAGTTTTGTGTGCTTTGCAATTATTTATCCTAATAGTTTGTTCTTCCTGAGAGAAG
Coding sequences within it:
- the LOC131986238 gene encoding mucin-2, coding for MGRRATDLTTPVPVLGVPALVGVRGWRTTGGDRTGGALLQPWGPQCSVGVQTSPGISRPSAQHSVQLTDTPSTPSDNITHTSKSYITTETEYREILLLTKTDKEKRAILKKKSGESKTKKEVTFKALGGEASKDVTCSQRNSSGTYCYARAIKTNPHFAGNVTNCRPKVKSAARYTNGSVVDSEAIGGISVHNDEAEPVKSSNSRGRDQSHYADRCGKTLLLSAARPFSVTQKICSHCGGRQAATTGVSASGEKCSIADACLAEKPLNSALTSPSITMHVQMPPIEKNLKPSIHEISESITNGDKTTHINPQLLYFSEELKYGKTPHPACPVHSRSNLVNLSQTNAANDATSPQPTTILHAKTITVTKATIETRQEEASLKSFPQPSHVGKIPRPTSLMLTPQMATATRPNDPHSHTYPKLLKLSQHNSTQRNVPQSVCVSVHATPENTPPSHLYTTAVGCGKTITTESKVANAQHEMHAARVTVAINTTSSPRMTPKSPASANSLDAIHKPELIAQPAPASPPCTSCNSSHTPPSSTVNSNSQVKMSFTDTVMNSTTPHPRLSTVVSQNTLSHRPNSAHISTRHKSVAKQIHLIQRNSSNSEPALHVSTASLNAAPSAAKPLDSRARLPSSAAPSSNATCDSSLYRNKALRYSSINLKNSPPTVSTSSSTLTGNQSNVCASGTRSLQSADTKQNNKDLNGNEAPRVNHPDHTEATDRRTQSSNESGVCGFVSNEENNSTTAPLVLSEPLNVSKIHNRGNDASTHNPKSTITPSTESYTDLNKFSGNRINELVAHESNDHENSNLSQVTNLQNNISLIKSSSSCLQGCINTEQQRLAHYQGYTQTEYEGLCATCPPVKKAQETDANTEQFALGVSVRHANIKLKSNADKQTLANYSTLSAKAQTNCEPTISSLENTGAQPITKPPVHQNSNSYSSPQAHTSPELSFTAPAHFKSEGELCKHKGPECNSILPSSTMHLASLPRLRFCKAEAIGRPDSKFSPAPPLPCPEDTSLAHSHPAAAALLLPPSPQCCKSTALQQRLETVEASLAANKDRITTLLNIIHDLEACHTPTSGRRCYKTGQDLRNCSTCQKTACIVYSVEYDFRQQERRFLEILNDSARGNNDFSLHLSQSLNFSLLRNVIIKNLSKSKVRSKKLCKTLFKWLPRKIQKV